One Schistocerca cancellata isolate TAMUIC-IGC-003103 chromosome 1, iqSchCanc2.1, whole genome shotgun sequence genomic region harbors:
- the LOC126158474 gene encoding uncharacterized protein LOC126158474 isoform X3, translating to MGVEQQATVRERRRSRSNSTTGRSRTPSSVSSGRTTPSPGPSLLSPLNGRTMSDDSLSQTRINSPPRLMSRVPRKYTTVCWLEPCNVPVHYSSTVLITLGSTRKRYTEDVRFQTRLAPRRFSESVETPVSRYYISTIEIPCNPYNHLFDGELLQVPSDSEA from the exons TTCGAGAGCGCCGACGGAGCCGTTCAAATTCCACTACAGGAAGGAGCAGGACGCCTTCCAGCGTATCCAGTGGTCGTACCACCCCATCCCCAGGTCCCAG CTTGCTCTCACCACTTAATGGAAGAACCATGTCTGATGATTCCCTTTCCCAGACTAGGATCAACAGTCCACCAAGATTGATGAGTCGGGTCCCACGAAA GTACACTACAGTCTGCTGGCTTGAGCCTTGCAATGTTCCTGTCCATTATTCCAGTACAGTtttaataaccctgggttcaaccAGGAAAAGGTACACTGAAGACGTCAGATTTCAG ACACGCCTGGCCCCAAGAAGATTCAGTGAATCGGTGGAAACTCCAGTCTCTCGGTATTACATATCTACAATAGAAATACCCTGCAATCCATATAATCATCTGTTTGATGGGGAGCTGTTACAAGTCCCTTCTGACTCTGAAGcttaa